The DNA region GCAAGGTCGGCGGGCGCCTGCCGATGCACGCCACCGGGGTCGGCAAGGTGCTCCTCGCACACGCACCCGCCGAGGTCCAGGAGGCCGTTCTCGGCGCGCTCACCCGGATCACCCCCTACACGATCACCCAGCCCGGCGCCCTCCGCAGGCAGCTGCGGCAGGTGCTGGACAAGGGCTATGCCACCACTCACGAGGAGATGAGCCTCGGCGCCTGCTCGATCGCCGTCCCGATCCACCGACGCGACGAGGTGGTCGCCTCCCTGGGCCTGGTCGTCCCCACTCTCAAGGGGAGCGAGCAGAGGTTGTACGGCGCGCTCCGCGTGGCCGCGCAGTCGATCGGGCGTCGGCTCTGAACAATTTCGGCCAGCTTTCCACTGAACGGAAGCTGTGTCGATGCTCACAGGGATGACCGCTCCTAGGTTCGTCCCATGAATGTGTCCGCAACCACATCGCACACCATCGCCGAGGGCAGCCGAAGCCTCTGGCCGGTCATGCTCTGCTGGCTCGCCGTCGCCCTCGACGGCTACGACCTCGTCGTGCTCGGCGCAGTGATCCCCACCCTCGCCGGCACCGGCGACCTCGGCTTCACCAGCGCGTCCTTGACCACGGCGGCCACCGTCGGGCTGATCGGGGTCGGCATCGGCGCCGTGGCCATCGGCCCCCTTGCCGATCGGTTCGGCCGACGCAGGACCCTGATCAGCAGCATCGCCCTGTTCTCGCTGCTGACACTGGCGGTCGCGTTCGCACCGAACGCGACGGTGTTCATCGCGCTGCGCTTCCTGGCGGGCCTGGGACTCGGCGCCTGCCTGCCGACAGCCCTGGCCTTCATGAGCGAGCACGCCCGCCCGGGCCGCTCGGGCACGGCCATGACACGGATGATGACCGGCTACCACGTGGGGGCCGTGATCACCGCTCTGCTGGCGCTGTGGGTCATCCCGAAGCTGGGATGGGAGGCGATGTTCGTGATCGGCGGTGTCGCCGGACTGCTGACCGTCCCGGTGATGTGGGCGAAGCTCCCGGAGTCGCAGGCCTACCTGGAGACCGTCGAGACCGAGAAGGTCCGCCCCTCGGAGGTCGTACGCGGCCGCCTGCTGTGGGTGAGCCTGGGCCTGTGGGCGGCGTCGTTCTGCGGGCTGCTGCTGGTCTACGGCCTCAACACCTGGCTGCCGACGATCATGGGCGAGGCCGGCTACTCCCTCGACGCCGGCCTCGGTCTGCTCCTCACCCTGAACGTCGGCGCGGTGATCGGCCTTGTCCTGGCAGGCCTGATCTCCGACGCCCGGGGCAACAAGCCGACGGTCGTGACCTGGTTCGGCGTCGCGGCGGTGATGCTGGCCCTGCTGTCGATCAAGATGGAGAACAGCCTCCTGGTGTACGGGGCGGTGCTGGCCGCCGGAGTCTTCGTGTTCAGCGCGCAGGTGCTGGTCTACGCGTTCGTCAGCCACCTCTACCCCGCCCGGATCCGCGGCACGGCGCTGGGCATGTCCGCCGGCGTCGGCCGGGTCGGCGCCATCGTCGGACCGTTCCTCGGTGGCGCTCTCCTCACCGCCGGCATCGCCTATCCGTGGGGCTTCTACGCCTTCGCCGGCGCGGCCGTGATCGCCGTGCTCGCCCTGCTGACCGTGCCCGCGCACCCCGACAACTGACCACCCGACATCAAGGAGCACACCATGTCCGTTCTCGACTCCGTCGACTGGTCCGGAAACATCCTCAAGGCCGGCGCCTGGCAACCCGGGCAGGGAGGCGACTACGCAGTCGTCGAACCGGCCACCGGCGCCGAGCTGGGCAGGATGGGTCTGGCCACCGCGGCCGACGTGGCGGATGCCGCCGCGGCGGCCGCCGAGGCCCAGCTCGCCTGGGCCGCACGTCCGCACCCGGAGCGAGCCGCCGTCCTGCGTCGCGCCGGCGACCTGTGGCAGCAGCATGCCGAGGAGATCACCGGGTGGAACGTCCGTGAGGTCGGCGCCGTGCCCGGCATGGCCGGATTCGCGCTCCACGTCGCGGCCGAGGAGTGCTACGAGGCCGCCAGCCTCCCGAGCCGCCCGATCGGCGAGGTCATCCCGTCCGAACAGCCGCGGCTGTCGATGGCCCGCCGCATGCCCGCCGGGGTCGTCACCGTCATCGCGCCCTTCAACGTGCCGATCATCCTCGGCATCCGCTCGGTCGCCCCGGCCCTCGCCCTCGGCAACGCCGTGATCCTCAAGCCGGACCCGCGCACCGCCGTGACCGGCGGCACCCTGATGGCCCGCATCTTCGAGGAGGCGGGCCTGCCCGCGGGCGTGCTCCAGATGCTGCCCGGTGGCGCCGACGTGGGCGAGGCGCTGGTCACGGATCCCCACATCCGGGTCATCTCGTTCACCGGATCGACCGGGGTCGGCCGCCGCATCGGCGAGCTGGCCGGCAGGCACCTCAAGCGTGCCCACCTCGAGCTCGGCGGCAACTCCGCACTGCTGGTCCTCGATGACGCCGACGTCGAGGCCGCCGTCAACCTGGCAGCGTGGGGCTCGTTCTTCCACCAGGGCCAGATCTGCATGACGACCGGCCGGCACCTGGTCGCTGCCGGCATCTACGACGACTTCGTCGAGGCCCTCGCCGAGAAGGCCGGCCACCTGCCGGTCGGCAATCCCGCCACCGACCAGGTCGCCCTCGGCCCCGTCATCGACGCCGGCCAGCGCGACAAGATCCACGGCCTGGTCACGGCATCGGCGGACGCCGGCGCCAAGATCGCGGCCGGCGGCACCTACGAGGATCTCTTCTACCGGCCCACCGTCCTGGCGAACGTCCCGGTCACCGCGCCGGCGTTCGCGGAGGAGGTCTTCGGCCCGGTCGCACCGGTGACCAAGGTCGAGTCCGTCGAGGACGCGATCAAGCTCGCGGGAACCAGCGAGTACGGCCTGTCCCTGGGCATCGTCACGAAGGACGTCATGCACGGCCTCGCGGTCGCGGAGCAGATCCCGACCGGCATCGTCCACATCAACGACCAGACCGTCAACGACGAGGCCAACGCGCCGTTCGGTGGCGTACGCGCCTCCGGCACCGGGTCCCGGTTCGGCGGCGCCGAAGCGAACATCGAGGCGTTCACCGAGACCCGGTGGATCACCATGCGGGGTGAGCCGGCGCGCTACCCGTTCTGAGCTCCCGCGGAGGACAGACCGAAGGTCACGCCGGCCATCTCCTCGAGCGCCTCCCAGACGCGCGCGACGACCTCCCTGCCCGGGTCGATCGTGTGCGGCAGCGGGGCCAGGCGTACGGGAGGGCCGGCGATCTTCGCGGGACCGAAGTAGTCGCCGCCGACCGCGTCCGGGTCGACCAGCGCACGCACGCCGGACCAGGCCGCCGCGTCCTTGCCCTGCGCCCACGGCGTGTACGGGTTACGCCGGTAGCCGACGCTGCCGTCCCGGATCCCGGCGCGCTGGGGCGTCTTCGCGTCGACGCCGACCCCGGGGTGGGTGAGGATCGAGGCGATGGGCAGTCCCGCTGCGCGGAGCCGGCGGTCGAGCTCGTAGCCGAAGATCTCGGTGAGCGTCTTGGCCTTGACGTACGCGGCGATGCCGGTGCGCGGCGTCGCCCGCGGGTCGGACACGTCCACGTGGAAACGTCGCACGAACCCGGTGGAAGCGTGCACGATCCGGAGCGGGTCGGAGGTCCCGGCAGCCCGCGCGGAGAGGAGCCGGGCGACGAGGCCGAAATTGGCGACGGTGTGCGCGCCCGTCATGAGCGGCAGGCCGTCCGTCGTCGTCCCCCGGCCGAGCTGCATCGGGGCACCGTTGAGGAAGATCCCGTCCAGCCGCGGCAACGCGGCGAGCTGCTCGGCGCCCTCCGCGACCGACGCGAGGGAGGTGAGGTCGAACGCGACCGCGCTGGTGACCGCGTCCGGAGCCTGCCCGCGGATCGCCGCCGCGGCGACGGCGATCTTCTCGGGCGAGCGGGAGGCGAGCACCACCTCGGCGCCGGCCGAGGCGAGCTGTTCGGCGGCGAAGTAGCCGATTCCTCCGGTGGCGCCGGTGACGGCGTAGACGTGCCCGCGCAGATCGGGCAGGCGAGTGGGGTCCCAGGTCATGAGTGCTCCTTCAATCGGATAGATCATCCGTTTCAAGATACCCCAAAGCGGATAACTCATCCGAATCAGGTAGGATCTGTCTCATGTCCTCGCTCCGTTCGGACGCCGCCCGCTCCCGCGCCAAGATCCTCGACACCGCTCGCCAGCGGCCGGTGACCGAGCTGCGCCTCAACGAGCTGGCCCGCGCGGCCGGGGTCGGCGTCGCGACGGTCTACCGCCACTTCCCCACGGTCGACGCACTCGTGGAGGCGCTCAACCTCGACGCGCTCGAGCAGCTGGTCGCGCAGGCGCGCACGGCGGCCGCGCTCCCCGATCCCGGCGAGGCGTTCACCACCCTCGTACGCAGCGCCGCGCTCTTCCAGGTCGAGCACGAGGGTCTCCAGGCGATCCTCCTGTCCGAGGAGGTCTCACCGGCCGCACGCGAGCTCCGCGAGGAGCTCCTCCGCCTCGCCGAGACAGCCCTCGAGTCCGCCGTCCGCAACGGCGTCGTTCGTGCCGACGTCACCACCAGCCACGTCCAACGCCTCGTCTGCGGCGTCGAGCACGCTGTTCGCCTGGGCGACGGAACCGATCGTGACCTGCTCCTCGACGTGATGCTGACCGGACTCTCTCGGCACGCCTGACCGCAGCCGGCCTACCGCGCGAGGGCCGGGTGGAGGTGCTCGGTCTCGATCGCGACCCGGGCCTGCTCGGCGGCGGCTCGCAGGGCGATATCAACCGGCCCCGTATGCAGCCGCGCGGCCAGGAAGCCGGCCATGAAGGCGTCACCGGCACCGTTCGTGTCGACCACGGTGGCCGGAGCCGCGGCCACCTCGTGCCGGGCGCCGTCCACCTCCAACGCGATCGCGCCCTGCGCTCCCAGGGTGCAGACCGCGATCCGGGGGCCGCGGTCGAGGCACGAGGCCATCAGCGCCCAGGGGTCGTCGGTGCCGTCGTCGTTCATGAAGACGCCGTCGGCCGCACGCAGGAAGGGCTCGTGGAACGCGGTGGCTCCGTCGTAGTCGTGCAGATCCATCCACAGCGGCGCCCTCCGCTCGGGCAGTGCCTCGAGCACCAGCCGACCCAGCTCGCTCAGGTCGATGACCGCGAGGTCCGCCTCGGCGACCGCATGCGCGGCCGCTTCGACCGCATCGGTGGACGGGGTCGACGGGGTCGAGACGTAGAGCGAGACCCGGCCCCCGTCGGCCATCAGATTGACGTGCCGCTCGGTCTGCTCGCTGGCGATCGCCTCCACGACGACGCCCGCCCGGGTGAGCCGCTCCCGCAGCCGCGCGCCGTCCTCGTCGGCGCCGACGGGAGACCACAGACGTACGTCGATGCCGAGCCCGGCCAGGTGCAGCGCCTTGCCTGCCGAGGTGCCACCGATCGTGTGCCACGACCGCCGCGCGAACTGCATGTGCGGCACCGGCTCGGGCAGACGGTCGAGGCCGATCAGGTGATTCCAGGAAGCAGGGCCGCAGACGACGACGCGGGGCGAGGAAGGCATGCGCCTATTCAGCACCAACAGCCGGAGCGACGCACCCGGTTTGCGTGGGCCGCGGCGAGGCGAAGGCCGCAGGGGTGACGCCGAGGATGCGGCGGAAGTGGCGGGTGAGGTGTGCCTGGTCGTGGAAGCCGGCCAGCGCGGCCGTCTCCGCGGGCCGGTGGCCGTCCACGAGCAGCCGGCGGGCGAGATCGACACGGCGACCGACGAGGTACTGATGCGGGGCGATGCCATAGGTCTGCGAGAACACCCGCACCAGATGACTGGGGTGGGTGCCGAGCTCGGCGGCGGCCGCGGCGATCGTGAACGACTGCGTCAGCCGGTCGTCGAGGAGCGCCCGCAGACGACGGGCCAGCGGTGCGTCGCGAAGCGTCGGCGCGGGGCTTCCGAGGTGCGTGAGCACCTCGTCGCGGACCGTCAGCAGCCAGTGTTCGGCCGCCATCAGGTCACCGGGGTCCTGCAGCGCCGCATGCACGTTCCGGGCAGCGGCGATCGGTGCTGTCGCCGCGAGGGTCGGTCGGCGGACGGCAAGGCCCTGCGCGGTCGCCGGCAGCCAGTCCGGATCGAGGTAGAGGACCCGTTTGCGGTAGCCCTTCCCCTCGATCGCCGAGTGACCGTCGTGCGGCACCCCGGGCGGCAGCAGGGTCAGGGCACCGGGAACGGCATGGTGGTCGGCGCGACCCAGGCCGTAGGCCACCGCCCCGTCGTCGACCAGCATCACCGCCCAGTCGTCGTGGGTGTGCATCGGGTAGGAGTGGTCGAACCTCGCGTGGTAGACCTCGCGCAGCGAAGGCACCGCGGGGTGCCAGGCGCGCACGTGATCGACCATGCAAGAAACGTACAAGACCGTGCTGCGGGCGACGACGGAGACTTCGAGCATGACGGCACAGCTGACTTCCGACGACCCGGCGACCTCACCACGTTTCGACACGAAGGTCGTGGTCGTGCTCAACGAGGATCTGGAGCCCTGGCAGGAGCTCAACGTGACCGCGTTCCTGATGTCGGGGATCGCGACCAGCTCCCCCGGCCTCGTCGGCGAGGCCTACCGCGACGGCGACGACACCGAGTATCTGCCCATGCTCCGCCAACCGGTGATGGTGATGAGCGCCGACTCCGGCCTGCTGGCCAAGGCCCGCGGAAAGGCCGCCGCCCGGGACGACGTCTCCCTCGCCGTCTACACCCGGGAGCTGTTCGGCACCGGGAACGACGAGGCCAACCGAGCGGCCGTGGCCGCGGTCCGCGCGGACGACCTCGACCTCGTCGGCATCGCCCTACGCGGCCCCCGCAACGCCGTCGACCGCATCGTCAAGGGCGCCCGGTTCCACGACTGACCGAGCGGTCGAGGCCGGCGATCAGCACCAGCGCCGCGAAGCCGTCCTCGGTGCCCGGCCACTGCGCCCGTACGGCGTCGATCCCGGCCCGGCGGACGACGCTGCGTAGGACGGCCGCCACGATGATCGCGTCGTCGGCGTAGCCCAGCACCGGGATGAAGTCGGGCACCAGATCGATCGGCAGAGCCAGGTAGACCATGAGCAACCCGAGCCGGATCCGTACGCCGCGGGGCATCGTCTTGTCGGCCGCGAGCCGACGGAGCAGCCGCACCACGTCCGGCAGGATCCGCAGCGCCTCGCGCAGCAGATCGCCGCGCGGGCGGACGACGAGCAGGGCCACGATGAGGCAGATCCAGGTCAGGACCAGGGCTGCGGCGACCCCGATCGCCAGGTCCCACCAGAACGAACCGGTCATCCTCACCCTTCCCGCATCAGCCTCCGCTGTGGAGCCGCGCCTCTGAATTCCATCACGACGCCATGGCGAGGTGGACCCTCAGGCCCTGGCGAAGGGCCCGTCGAGGGCAGCCCACTGCAGGAGCATGATGGTCTTGCCGTCCATGATCCGGCCGTCGCGGGTCATCGCGAGCGCCTCGGCGAAGTCGAGCTCGAGCACCTCGATGTCCTCGCCCTCGTCGGCGACTCCTCCCCCGGCACCGGTACGGCTCGCCGGCGAGTAGGCCGCCACGAAGAAGTGCAGCCGCTCGGTCACCGAGCCGGGGCTCATGTACGCGTCGAAGACGTGGTCGACGTCCGCGAGGCTGATCCCGAGCTCCTCGGCGCTCTCCCGCCGGATCGCGGTGACCGGGTCATCGGCGTCCAGGAGCCCCGCAGCCGCCTCCACGAGGAGACCGTCGGGGTGGCCGTTGACGTAGGCCGGATACCTGAACTGCCGCGTCAGCAGGACGGTGCGGCGCTCGACGTCGTAGGGAAGGAGGACGGCCCCGTTCCCGCGGTCGTACGTCTCGCGCTGCTGCGTCTCCCAGCGCCCGTCCCGGCGGCGGTAGTCGAAGGTGGTGCGCCTGAGCACGTGCCACCCCTGCGAGGTCAGCTCGACGTCGCGGACCACGACGTCGGGGTTGCCGGCCAGGTCCCGTCCGGCGCGGTCGAGGCCGGTGCGGCCGCGATGGTCCGGGACATCGACGCCCGGGCGCGCTTCGGCTTTCGCTGTCGTCATGGCCGCAGCGTACATGCAATAATGTGCAAGAACAGAAAGGAACGTGCATGCTGGTTGGGCAACGCCGCGCTCATCTCCTGCGTCTTCTGGAGGAAACAGGCAAGATCGTGGCCAAGGACGCCGCGAGCGAGCTGGGCATCTCCGAGGACAGCATCCGTCGAGATCTTCGCGACCTGGCCGCGGAGGGGCTGTGTCAGCGCGTCTACGGCGGCGCGCTCCCCGTCTCACCGGCGGTGGTCGACTACACCGCCCGCCACACCGTCGAGCCCGGCGCCAAACGAGCCGTCGCCGCCACCGCCGCCGGCCTCGTACGCCCCGGCAGCACGCTCATCCTCGACGGCGGCACCACCGCCCTCGCCGTCGCCCAAGCGCTCCCCGCGGACCTGGAGTGCACCGTCATCACCAACAGCCCGACCGTCGCCTCGGCCCTCCTCCAGCACCCGAGCGCGGACCTCTTCCTGCTCGGCGGCCGGGTCTTCAAGCACTCCGCCGTCGCCTGCGGCGCCGCGGCCGTCGAGGCCGCCCAGAACGTCTCCGCCGACCTCTGCCTCCTCGGCGTCACCGGCGTCCATCCGGAGGCCGGCCTCACCACCGGCGACGCCGAGGACGCCGCGATGAAGCGCGCCCTGGCCGGGCGAGCCGCCGAGACGTACGTCCTCGCCTCCTCCGAGAAGATCGGCACCGCCTCCCCCTACCGTGTGCTCCCCTGGAGCCGGGTCGCGGGCGTCATCACCGACGCCGACCCGACCGACGACGTCGTCGAGCAGGTCTCGGCGCTCGGCGTCGAGATCGTGCACGCCACCTGATCGAATACCGCGCCGAGGGACAACGGGGCGGATAGCCTGCGGGCATGGGTGAACCGCTGGACGAGGGGCCGTTCTACCACGGCACGAAGGCCGACCTGCGGGTCGGAGACCATCTGACCGCAGGGTTCCGGTCGAACTACCGGCCCGAGGTGGTGATGAACCACATCTACTTCACCGCGCTGCCCGACGGCGCGGGCCTCGCGGCCGAGCTCGCCGCGGGCGACGGGGAACCGCGGGTGTATCGCGTCGAGCCGACCGGGGAGTTCGAGAACGACCCCAACGTCACGGACAAGAAGTTCCCGGGCAACCCGACCCGCTCCTACCGCAGCACAGCGCCGCTCCGGATCGTCGCCGAGGTCGCCGACTGGACCCGGCTCGCACCTGAGGCCCTCCAGCTGTGGCGCGACCGCCTCGCCGCGATGGGCGACGACGCCGAGATCATCAACTAGCGCCGGGCCCGGGCGGCCGTCGGATCAGTGCCGCTCCTCGAGCCCGACGGCCTGGCGCAGGATGCGCACCGACTCGGCGAGGTCCTCGTCGTCGCGGGCCCGCGACTCCATGAGATCGGAGAGGGCCGAGGCGATGACGTTGAGCTTCTCATGAGAAGCCTCCTCCGAGCGTCGCCCGGCGTTCTGGAGCAGCACCAGCAACAGCAGCGAGAGGACCGATGAGCCGGTGTGCACGGCGAGCTCCCACTTGGTGCTCGAGGACCAGAACGGAAAGCTCACCGCCCACACCAGCAGGACGGCCACGATCACGTAGAAGAAGGGCGCGTGGCTGACCACGGAGGTCACCACCTCCACGAAACGCTCGAACCCGTTGCGCCCGTCACCTCGCTGGCGTGACTTCCTGGCCTCGTTCTCTCCGGTCATGCGGTCACGGTAGCCCCGATCCGACGCCGGGTCTCAGCCTTCGCGGATGGTCATCCTGGTGAGCCGGTCACCGTCGACGTCGAAGACGAACTTCGAGCGCCCGTTGGCGTGGGTGGAGCGCCAGTCACCGATGACCGTCACCGTGCCATCCGCGGCCTCGACCTCCTCGACGGCGAGGGTGCCGTGGGCACCGATGAACTCGTTGTCGCTCCAGCCCTTGATCTGCTCGCGTCCGGTGAAGACACGGCCCCAGTCGTCGACCGCCCCGCCTTCGGTGAAGGCGTCGAGGAACGCGGACTCGTCGTGCCGGTTGACGGCCTCGATGAACGCCGCGACCGGCTCGGGGATCGTCTGCTCTGTCATGTGAACTCCTCCATGGACATGTCGGACACCAGGAAGCGTACGTTCCACGCCAGGCCAGCTCAGGCCGGCTCAGGCCGCGAGGACCGAGGTGACCAGGACGTACGCGGCGGTGCCGGCGAAG from Nocardioides luteus includes:
- a CDS encoding MFS transporter, with translation MNVSATTSHTIAEGSRSLWPVMLCWLAVALDGYDLVVLGAVIPTLAGTGDLGFTSASLTTAATVGLIGVGIGAVAIGPLADRFGRRRTLISSIALFSLLTLAVAFAPNATVFIALRFLAGLGLGACLPTALAFMSEHARPGRSGTAMTRMMTGYHVGAVITALLALWVIPKLGWEAMFVIGGVAGLLTVPVMWAKLPESQAYLETVETEKVRPSEVVRGRLLWVSLGLWAASFCGLLLVYGLNTWLPTIMGEAGYSLDAGLGLLLTLNVGAVIGLVLAGLISDARGNKPTVVTWFGVAAVMLALLSIKMENSLLVYGAVLAAGVFVFSAQVLVYAFVSHLYPARIRGTALGMSAGVGRVGAIVGPFLGGALLTAGIAYPWGFYAFAGAAVIAVLALLTVPAHPDN
- a CDS encoding benzaldehyde dehydrogenase — its product is MSVLDSVDWSGNILKAGAWQPGQGGDYAVVEPATGAELGRMGLATAADVADAAAAAAEAQLAWAARPHPERAAVLRRAGDLWQQHAEEITGWNVREVGAVPGMAGFALHVAAEECYEAASLPSRPIGEVIPSEQPRLSMARRMPAGVVTVIAPFNVPIILGIRSVAPALALGNAVILKPDPRTAVTGGTLMARIFEEAGLPAGVLQMLPGGADVGEALVTDPHIRVISFTGSTGVGRRIGELAGRHLKRAHLELGGNSALLVLDDADVEAAVNLAAWGSFFHQGQICMTTGRHLVAAGIYDDFVEALAEKAGHLPVGNPATDQVALGPVIDAGQRDKIHGLVTASADAGAKIAAGGTYEDLFYRPTVLANVPVTAPAFAEEVFGPVAPVTKVESVEDAIKLAGTSEYGLSLGIVTKDVMHGLAVAEQIPTGIVHINDQTVNDEANAPFGGVRASGTGSRFGGAEANIEAFTETRWITMRGEPARYPF
- a CDS encoding SDR family NAD(P)-dependent oxidoreductase is translated as MTWDPTRLPDLRGHVYAVTGATGGIGYFAAEQLASAGAEVVLASRSPEKIAVAAAAIRGQAPDAVTSAVAFDLTSLASVAEGAEQLAALPRLDGIFLNGAPMQLGRGTTTDGLPLMTGAHTVANFGLVARLLSARAAGTSDPLRIVHASTGFVRRFHVDVSDPRATPRTGIAAYVKAKTLTEIFGYELDRRLRAAGLPIASILTHPGVGVDAKTPQRAGIRDGSVGYRRNPYTPWAQGKDAAAWSGVRALVDPDAVGGDYFGPAKIAGPPVRLAPLPHTIDPGREVVARVWEALEEMAGVTFGLSSAGAQNG
- a CDS encoding TetR/AcrR family transcriptional regulator, with protein sequence MSSLRSDAARSRAKILDTARQRPVTELRLNELARAAGVGVATVYRHFPTVDALVEALNLDALEQLVAQARTAAALPDPGEAFTTLVRSAALFQVEHEGLQAILLSEEVSPAARELREELLRLAETALESAVRNGVVRADVTTSHVQRLVCGVEHAVRLGDGTDRDLLLDVMLTGLSRHA
- a CDS encoding carbohydrate kinase family protein; this encodes MPSSPRVVVCGPASWNHLIGLDRLPEPVPHMQFARRSWHTIGGTSAGKALHLAGLGIDVRLWSPVGADEDGARLRERLTRAGVVVEAIASEQTERHVNLMADGGRVSLYVSTPSTPSTDAVEAAAHAVAEADLAVIDLSELGRLVLEALPERRAPLWMDLHDYDGATAFHEPFLRAADGVFMNDDGTDDPWALMASCLDRGPRIAVCTLGAQGAIALEVDGARHEVAAAPATVVDTNGAGDAFMAGFLAARLHTGPVDIALRAAAEQARVAIETEHLHPALAR
- a CDS encoding helix-turn-helix transcriptional regulator, encoding MVDHVRAWHPAVPSLREVYHARFDHSYPMHTHDDWAVMLVDDGAVAYGLGRADHHAVPGALTLLPPGVPHDGHSAIEGKGYRKRVLYLDPDWLPATAQGLAVRRPTLAATAPIAAARNVHAALQDPGDLMAAEHWLLTVRDEVLTHLGSPAPTLRDAPLARRLRALLDDRLTQSFTIAAAAAELGTHPSHLVRVFSQTYGIAPHQYLVGRRVDLARRLLVDGHRPAETAALAGFHDQAHLTRHFRRILGVTPAAFASPRPTQTGCVAPAVGAE
- a CDS encoding DUF2000 domain-containing protein, whose amino-acid sequence is MTAQLTSDDPATSPRFDTKVVVVLNEDLEPWQELNVTAFLMSGIATSSPGLVGEAYRDGDDTEYLPMLRQPVMVMSADSGLLAKARGKAAARDDVSLAVYTRELFGTGNDEANRAAVAAVRADDLDLVGIALRGPRNAVDRIVKGARFHD
- a CDS encoding YkvA family protein, producing the protein MTGSFWWDLAIGVAAALVLTWICLIVALLVVRPRGDLLREALRILPDVVRLLRRLAADKTMPRGVRIRLGLLMVYLALPIDLVPDFIPVLGYADDAIIVAAVLRSVVRRAGIDAVRAQWPGTEDGFAALVLIAGLDRSVSRGTGRP
- a CDS encoding NUDIX domain-containing protein — translated: MTTAKAEARPGVDVPDHRGRTGLDRAGRDLAGNPDVVVRDVELTSQGWHVLRRTTFDYRRRDGRWETQQRETYDRGNGAVLLPYDVERRTVLLTRQFRYPAYVNGHPDGLLVEAAAGLLDADDPVTAIRRESAEELGISLADVDHVFDAYMSPGSVTERLHFFVAAYSPASRTGAGGGVADEGEDIEVLELDFAEALAMTRDGRIMDGKTIMLLQWAALDGPFARA
- a CDS encoding DeoR/GlpR family DNA-binding transcription regulator; translated protein: MLVGQRRAHLLRLLEETGKIVAKDAASELGISEDSIRRDLRDLAAEGLCQRVYGGALPVSPAVVDYTARHTVEPGAKRAVAATAAGLVRPGSTLILDGGTTALAVAQALPADLECTVITNSPTVASALLQHPSADLFLLGGRVFKHSAVACGAAAVEAAQNVSADLCLLGVTGVHPEAGLTTGDAEDAAMKRALAGRAAETYVLASSEKIGTASPYRVLPWSRVAGVITDADPTDDVVEQVSALGVEIVHAT
- the arr gene encoding NAD(+)--rifampin ADP-ribosyltransferase yields the protein MGEPLDEGPFYHGTKADLRVGDHLTAGFRSNYRPEVVMNHIYFTALPDGAGLAAELAAGDGEPRVYRVEPTGEFENDPNVTDKKFPGNPTRSYRSTAPLRIVAEVADWTRLAPEALQLWRDRLAAMGDDAEIIN
- a CDS encoding low affinity iron permease family protein, producing the protein MTGENEARKSRQRGDGRNGFERFVEVVTSVVSHAPFFYVIVAVLLVWAVSFPFWSSSTKWELAVHTGSSVLSLLLLVLLQNAGRRSEEASHEKLNVIASALSDLMESRARDDEDLAESVRILRQAVGLEERH
- a CDS encoding nuclear transport factor 2 family protein, producing MTEQTIPEPVAAFIEAVNRHDESAFLDAFTEGGAVDDWGRVFTGREQIKGWSDNEFIGAHGTLAVEEVEAADGTVTVIGDWRSTHANGRSKFVFDVDGDRLTRMTIREG